From the Prunus dulcis chromosome 4, ALMONDv2, whole genome shotgun sequence genome, one window contains:
- the LOC117625531 gene encoding receptor-like serine/threonine-protein kinase SD1-8: MDFFNTKKPNPLYAFTQRSSNRERMGALKYCSTVLLCLSLLTLFPVVTSKDTLSQTQLLQHDQTLVSASDVFELGLFKPGTTSDWYLGIWYKKIQEKTVVWVANRDTPLSNSYSATLKIGDHGNLVLVDEETKQIAWSSNETQAVNPIAQLLDSGNLVLKEANSTRNGTTDEFLWQSFDYPTNTLLPDMKLGWNLSTGLDRYITSWKSIEDPSTGDFSFKLNHQGFPEIFLWNKQNITYRSGPWNGERFSGVPEMTASNNIRFNFVTKPDEVYYSYSILGNSGPIYSRLTVSPTGDLQRFIWIESAKIWNQYWYAPKDQCDRFRECGPYGVCDSNASPVCKCLEGFGPKNLQAWNLRDGSDGCVRTTELGCLKDKFLVLENMKLPESGGAFVDMNMSLEACKKTCLENCNCTAYSDARISNGEGSGCVMWTGKLMDLRQYAEGGQSFYVRLAASELDGDHGKAKRVIMIVVITVSICCILLLSGLVIYFLRKRNLNLPIVHRESSKLKGSFERNWDSLLSEVVISSRRDFCSRERSNDELDQLPLFDFNTLAVATDNFSNRNKLGEGGFGCVYKGTLVDGQEVAVKRLSTNSGQGTEEFKNEVELIARLQHRNLVRLIGFCIDEDEKMLTYEYMENKSLHSILFNRAKGSMLDWQKRFKIICGIARGLIYLHQDSRLRIIHRDLKASNILLDGDLAPKISDFGMARLFCNDQTEENTRRVVGTFGYMAPEYAMDGQFSTKSDVFSFGVLVLEIISGKKNKGFYSSNTELNLLGNAWKLWNEGKGLEMIDPDVGESYSHSEVLRCMQVGLLCVQERAEDRPTMASVVLMLSSGTATTMPNPKNPGFCLERTKSAVEADSSSDKQEEGYSVNQVTISTLVGR; the protein is encoded by the exons ATGGATTTCTTCAACACCAAGAAACCCAATCCCTTATATGCTTTCACACAGAGAAGCTCTAATCGTGAAAGAATGGGAGCTCTCAAATATTGTTCCACTGTTCTTCTATGCCTCAGTTTACTTACTTTGTTCCCAGTTGTCACATCCAAAGACACCTTGTCCCAGACTCAATTGCTCCAACATGACCAAACCCTTGTCTCAGCCAGCGATGTCTTTGAGTTGGGCTTGTTCAAGCCAGGCACAACTTCAGATTGGTACTTGGGAATATGGTAcaaaaaaatccaagaaaaaacAGTGGTTTGGGTTGCCAATAGAGACACCCCGCTTTCGAATTCGTACTCAGCAACTCTCAAAATCGGCGATCATGGAAaccttgttcttgttgatgaagaaacaaaacaaatagcATGGTCATCCAATGAAACCCAAGCTGTGAACCCAATTGCTCAGCTTTTAGATTCAGGCAATTTAGTCCTCAAAGAAGCAAACTCAACCCGAAACGGCACAACAGATGAGTTCCTTTGGCAAAGCTTTGACTACCCAACAAACACTTTGCTGCCAGACATGAAGTTAGGGTGGAACCTAAGCACAGGATTGGACAGGTACATAACCTCATGGAAAAGCATAGAAGACCCATCAACAGGGGACTTTTCTTTCAAGCTAAATCATCAGGGTTTCCCAGAGATTTTCTTGTGGAACAAACAGAACATAACATACCGGAGCGGCCCCTGGAACGGGGAGAGGTTTAGTGGCGTGCCAGAGATGACTGCATCAAACAATATACGATTCAACTTCGTTACAAAACCTGACGAGGTCTACTATTCCTATTCGATCCTGGGTAATTCGGGACCAATATATTCACGGTTGACAGTGAGTCCAACTGGGGACCTCCAGCGCTTTATTTGGATCGAAAGCGCAAAGATATGGAACCAATATTGGTACGCACCAAAAGACCAATGTGACAGATTTAGAGAGTGCGGTCCCTACGGTGTTTGTGACTCGAATGCTTCGCCAGTGTGCAAGTGCTTGGAAGGGTTTGGGCCCAAgaatttgcaggcatggaacTTGAGAGACGGGTCAGATGGGTGCGTGAGAACAACAGAGTTGGGTTGTTTGAAAGacaagtttttggttttggaaaaCATGAAATTGCCCGAGAGTGGCGGTGCTTTTGTGGATATGAACATGAGCCTGGAGGCGTGTAAGAAAACGTGTTTGGAGAATTGTAATTGCACTGCATATTCTGATGCAAGGATTTCAAATGGAGAAGGCTCAGGTTGTGTCATGTGGACTGGGAAGCTCATGGACTTGAGGCAATACGCCGAAGGCGGCCAAAGTTTCTATGTTCGTTTGGCAGCTTCTGAGCTAg ATGGTGATCATGGGAAAGCAAAACGAGTGATCATGATTGTAGTCATTACAGTTAGTATTTGCTGCATTCTACTGCTATCGGGACTTGTCATCTATTTTCTACGGAAGAGGAATTTGAATTTGCCAATTGTGCACAGAGAATCCTCAAAGCTAAAAG GTTCTTTTGAAAGAAACTGGGATAGTCTGCTAAGTGAGGTAGTTATCTCAAGTAGGAGGGATTTCTGTTCAAGGGAAAGGAGCAATGATGAGCTAGATCAGTTGCCATTGTTTGATTTTAACACTCTAGCAGTGGCTACGGATAACTTTTCCAATCGAAATAAGTTGGGGGAAGGCGGTTTTGGGTGCGTTTACAAG GGCACGCTGGTTGACGGTCAAGAAGTTGCTGTCAAGAGGCTTTCGACGAATTCTGGACAAGGAACTGAAGAATTCAAAAACGAAGTAGAGTTAATTGCGAGGCTTCAGCACCGAAATCTGGTTCGACTGATTGGTTTCTGCATTGATGAGGATGAAAAGATGCTCACCTACGAGTACATGGAAAACAAAAGCCTGCATTCCATTTTATTCA ATAGAGCAAAGGGGTCTATGCTGGATTGGCAAAAGCgtttcaaaattatttgtgGGATTGCTCGAGGGCTTATTTATCTTCACCAGGATTCCAGACTTAGAATTATCCACAGGGATCTCAAGGCAAGCAATATTCTACTTGATGGAGATTTGGCCCCCAAAATATCCGACTTTGGAATGGCTAGATTGTTTTGTAATGATCAGACAGAAGAAAATACCAGAAGAGTGGTGGGAACATT CGGCTATATGGCTCCCGAATATGCAATGGACGGGCAGTTTTCGACCAAGTCTGATGTCTTTAGCTTTGGTGTTTTGGTGTTGGAGATCATTAGTGGTAAAAAGAACAAGGGATTTTATTCCTCAAACACTGAACTAAACCTCCTAGGAAAT GCATGGAAGCTATGGAATGAAGGAAAGGGGTTGGAAATGATAGATCCTGATGTTGGGGAATCGTATTCCCATTCTGAGGTCTTGAGATGCATGCAAGTCGGCCTCTTATGCGTCCAAGAGCGTGCTGAAGATAGGCCAACAATGGCCTCTGTGGTTTTGATGTTGAGCAGTGGAACTGCAACAACAATGCCTAACCCTAAAAACCCTGGTTTTTGCTTAGAAAGGACTAAGAGTGCAGTTGAAGCAGATTCATCCTCAGACAAGCAGGAAGAAGGCTACAGTGTAAACCAAGTAACAATTTCAACGCTAGTTGGTAGGTAG
- the LOC117625958 gene encoding kinectin, with translation MSSATTVTGGATRRPKWQYPPAPPTPKILHFPRRPRRRASRSVHGGRPNSGEAKKDNKGKLEALFDQERVFSRVSLPIVLFEHGDGESECRRERVKEGEDGGDEVVEEEKWRFQAEMLRAECNLLRMENEIAVKKMERVKVKVERTLKSAVHTLVSGRKKICEGKNASMVLEEELQHLAEKLEKLQRNLGVKDSEVRNTSNFDKHAYLLQRKLQKFRRTSDEICVKEIQEMAEASFSIKTSHRVNENLLSSGKSNVDILRRKMEGLSNGMLLERMKEEYGSMLSTADSSVASSASSSQRIEATNLSSYLIQQFYKEKECREENVCSGRCKAIVRRIVEQVRVETEQWSQMQEMLGQVKEEMEELHASRDLWKDRALDSDYHIQSLQSVVQEWKQKAVSSESKAKELQAQVSMLHGELDRLRKEASIRAMKANGSPLIPRDPQNEMEKHVLICHLKENHCPKEGGSKQRKLATCTNRVLVAPKRSPFRDIGNSSLPERQNSKAVFPLHCSLPSKT, from the exons ATGTCATCTGCAACAACAGTAACAGGAGGAGCAACAAGAAGACCAAAATGGCAGTACCCACCAGCACCACCAACCCCAAAAATTCTCCACTTTCCGCGTAGGCCTCGACGGAGAGCATCCAGGAGCGTTCATGGTGGAAGACCCAATTCAGGGGAGGCCAAGAAGGACAACAAGGGCAAGCTGGAAGCTCTGTTTGACCAAGAACGAGTTTTTTCCAGGGTCAGTTTGCCCATTGTGCTTTTTGAGCATGGTGATGGGGAAAGTGAGTgcaggagagagagggttAAAGAGGGTGAggatggtggtgatgaagTGGTGGAAGAGGAGAAGTGGAGATTTCAGGCTGAGATGTTGAGGGCAGAGTGCAATTTATTGAGGATGGAGAATGAGATTGCAGTTAAGAAGATGGAGAGGGTCAAGGTCAAGGTGGAGAGGACTCTTAAATCAGCTGTTCACACTCTTGTTTCT GGGAGAAAGAAGATTTGCGAAGGAAAGAATGCAAGTATGGTATTGGAGGAAGAACTTCAACACTTGGCAGAAAAGCTAGAGAAGTTGCAAAGGAATTTAGGAGTTAAGGATTCGGAGGTTCGAAACACTAGTAATTTTGATAAACATGCGTATCTTCTTCAAAGAAAGCTACAGAAGTTCAGACGAACATCGGATGAGATATGTGTCAAGGAGATCCAAGAGATGGCAGAAGCAAGCTTTTCGATCAAAACAAGCCATAGAGTAAATGAGAACTTGCTTTCGAGTGGCAAAAGTAAT GTAGACATTCTCAGAAGGAAAATGGAGGGATTGTCAAATGGGATGCTATTAGAGAGGATGAAGGAAGAGTATGGTTCAATGCTGTCTACCGCCGACAGTTCTGTTGCCAGTTCTGCCTCTTCTTCCCAGAGAATTGAAGCCACCAATTTGTCTTCTTATTTGATACAACAATTTTACAAG GAGAAAGAGTGTCGTGAAGAGAATGTGTGCTCAGGACGTTGCAAGGCGATAGTTCGAAGAATTGTAGAGCAAGTTCGAGTTGAGACAGAGCAATGGTCTCAGATGCAGGAGATGCTGGGGCAGGTGAAGGAGGAGATGGAAGAATTGCATGCCTCTCGAGACTTGTGGAAAGATCGAGCGCTAGATTCTGATTATCACATCCAATCCTTACAATCCGTT GTGCAAGAATGGAAACAGAAAGCTGTCTCATCtgaaagcaaagcaaaggAGTTGCAGGCACAAGTGTCTATGCTCCATGGAGAGCTTGATAGGTTGAGGAAGGAAGCAAGCATAAGAGCAATGAAGGCCAATGGTTCACCACTTATACCCCGGGATCCACAGAACGAAATGGAAAAACACGTCCTGATTTGTCACTTGAAGGAAAATCATTGTCCCAAAGAAGGTGGCAGCAAGCAAAGAAAACTAGCCACATGTACCAACAGAGTGCTTGTTGCTCCAAAAAGATCACCCTTTCGAGACATCGGAAACTCCTCATTGCCGGAGAGGCAGAACAGCAAAGCAGTCTTCCCTTTGCATTGCTCTCTACCTTCCAAGACATAG
- the LOC117626460 gene encoding uncharacterized protein LOC117626460: MSGIYIVGALLGTFGFTYAFDKVVSDKKLFGGSTPLTISKEWQEETEKKLQAWPRTAASPVVMNPISRQNFIVKSTSK, translated from the exons ATGTCAGGAATTTACATCGTCGGAGCTCTCTTGGGAACCTTTGGGTTTACATATGCTTTTGACAAGGTTGTTTCTGACAAAAAGTTATTTGGAG GCAGTACTCCGTTGACCATTTCGAAGGAATGGCAAGAAGAAACTGAGAAGAAGCTCCAGGCTTGGCCTCGCACTGCAGCATCTCCTGTTGTCATGAACCCTATCTCTCGCCAGAATTTCATTGTCAAATCCACCTCTAAATAG
- the LOC117625878 gene encoding isoeugenol synthase 1-like, with product MGLDEKSKILIIGATGYLGKFMVKASLSLGHPTYAYVRPIKPSNDSSRLELLKEFEAMGLTIFQGELDEHEKLVAALKQVDVVISTLPIPQLLEQFKIINAIKDVGNIKRFIPSEFGNDPARESTLAPFEAIHEDRRTIRRATEAAEIPHTYVCGNTFGSYFVSYLLNPHEERDEVVVYGTGEAKVVMNYEQDIATYTIKAATDPRAANNTITCRPKGNIISQLDLISLWEKKTGRTLKRVYVSAQQLIEYSKTLPHADNVRASIAHDIFVVGQVYEFTENNLEASKLYPEYKYTSIDSFLDICLVDPPKPKLAAL from the exons ATGGGCTTGGACGAGAAGAGTAAGATACTGATAATTGGAGCCACAGGGTATCTTGGCAAATTCATGGTGAAAGCAAGCCTTTCCTTGGGCCATCCAACCTATGCCTACGTTCGGCCAATCAAACCCAGCAACGACTCTTCCAGGCTTGAGCTGCTCAAAGAATTTGAAGCCATGGGGCTCACCATCTTCcaa GGTGAACTGGATGAGCATGAAAAGCTAGTCGCGGCTTTAAAACAAGTTGATGTTGTAATATCTACGCTGCCTATCCCTCAACTTCTTGAACAGTTCAAAATTATCAATGCCATCAAAGATGTCGGCAATATAAAG AGATTTATCCCATCAGAGTTTGGAAATGATCCAGCAAGAGAAAGTACACTGGCGCCTTTTGAGGCTATCCATGAGGATAGAAGGACGATTAGAAGGGCTACAGAAGCAGCAGAAATTCCCCACACTTATGTGTGTGGAAACACATTTGGATCCTATTTTGTTAGTTATTTGCTTAATCCTCACGAGGAAAGGGACGAAGTCGTTGTTTATGGCACTGGTGAAGCCAAAG TCGTGATGAATTACGAGCAAGACATAGCAACCTACACAATAAAAGCAGCAACAGATCCAAGGGCAGCCAACAATACCATCACTTGCAGACCAAAAGGAAACATTATATCTCAGTTGGATTTAATTTCTCTTTGGGAGAAGAAGACAGGACGCACTCTTAAAAGGGTTTATGTCTCCGCACAACAACTGATTGAATACTCAAAGA CACTCCCTCACGCTGACAATGTACGTGCGTCCATTGCCCACGATATATTCGTCGTAGGTCAAGTTTATGAATTCACAGAAAACAACCTAGAGGCCTCCAAGTTATATCCGGAATACAAGTACACTTCCATTGATAGCTTCCTTGACATTTGCTTGGTTGATCCTCCCAAGCCAAAATTAGCAGCATTGTGA